One genomic region from Salinicola endophyticus encodes:
- a CDS encoding META domain-containing protein: MFTLPKSLRFALAGLALVGLTGLLTACAGRTAPSEPLVGTYWRLDSLGGEAAVVGDQQREAHLVFNAAGHVRGSTGCNRLMGRYQHTDDALSFSALGTTRRACSGPLQAQEQDWLDVLSRTRHLARSGDRLVLEDSRERPLATLQATALY; encoded by the coding sequence ATGTTCACGCTGCCCAAGTCTCTGCGTTTCGCCCTGGCGGGGCTTGCCCTCGTCGGCTTGACCGGTCTGCTCACCGCCTGTGCCGGGCGTACCGCGCCCAGCGAGCCGCTGGTGGGCACTTACTGGCGTCTGGATAGCCTCGGTGGCGAGGCGGCGGTGGTGGGTGACCAGCAGCGCGAGGCGCATCTGGTGTTCAACGCCGCCGGCCACGTGCGCGGCTCGACCGGCTGCAATCGCTTGATGGGGCGCTACCAGCACACCGATGACGCGCTGAGCTTCTCGGCCCTGGGCACCACCCGCCGCGCCTGCAGCGGCCCGCTGCAGGCACAGGAGCAGGACTGGCTCGATGTGCTCTCGCGCACCCGGCATTTGGCGCGCAGCGGTGATCGGCTGGTGCTGGAAGATAGCCGCGAGCGTCCGCTGGCCACGCTGCAGGCGACGGCACTCTACTGA
- a CDS encoding N-acetyltransferase family protein encodes MTPIECQFDAHGDAVMTIFNDAILNTTALYEYQPRTLDVVAQWFQTKHASDWPILGVCDDASGRLMGFATYGPFRPHAAFRYCVEHSVYVDRDYRGRGVARCLMEALIARAEAQGYHSMIGGIDATNVASIALHERLGFSHAGTVREVGYKFERWLDLAFYQRLLSSHG; translated from the coding sequence ATGACCCCGATCGAGTGCCAGTTCGATGCCCACGGCGACGCCGTGATGACGATCTTCAACGATGCCATTCTCAATACCACCGCGCTCTACGAGTATCAGCCGCGCACGCTGGATGTCGTCGCGCAGTGGTTTCAGACCAAGCACGCCAGTGACTGGCCGATCCTCGGCGTGTGCGACGATGCCAGCGGCCGGCTGATGGGCTTTGCCACCTACGGCCCGTTCCGGCCCCACGCCGCTTTCCGCTACTGCGTCGAGCACTCGGTCTACGTCGATCGCGACTATCGCGGGCGCGGCGTGGCGCGCTGCCTGATGGAGGCGCTGATCGCGCGCGCCGAGGCGCAGGGCTACCACAGCATGATCGGCGGCATCGACGCCACCAATGTCGCCAGCATCGCGCTGCACGAGCGCCTCGGCTTCAGCCACGCCGGCACCGTGCGCGAGGTGGGCTACAAGTTCGAGCGCTGGCTCGATCTGGCGTTCTACCAGCGCCTGCTGAGTTCACACGGATAG
- a CDS encoding TSUP family transporter codes for MTLPISLLFLGVVFATSVLSGVFGMAGGLILLGFLLAWLPAATAIAVHGVIQLSANASRAWLSRHFIDWRIVGGIAIGVVIAALALALVRYHPSETVVLIVLGLMPVLVWIPKRWFHLDVSRPGHAVLCGVVSGGLTIAVGVSGPTIDIGFIRTHLDRRTVVASKASIQVIAHSLKIVFYWQAAVAMGAGEWGWVLLGLPLAFLGTRSGNLVLTRLSDSGFRTWTRWIVTVVGGYYLIRGLMGL; via the coding sequence ATGACCCTACCCATTTCTCTGCTGTTCCTGGGCGTGGTCTTCGCCACCTCGGTGCTCTCCGGTGTGTTCGGCATGGCCGGCGGGCTGATCCTGCTCGGCTTTCTGCTCGCCTGGCTGCCGGCGGCCACGGCGATCGCCGTGCACGGGGTGATCCAGCTCTCAGCCAACGCCTCGCGGGCGTGGCTGTCGCGCCACTTCATCGACTGGCGCATCGTCGGCGGTATTGCCATCGGGGTGGTGATCGCCGCGCTGGCGCTGGCGCTGGTGCGCTACCACCCCAGCGAGACGGTGGTGCTGATCGTGCTCGGGCTGATGCCGGTGCTGGTGTGGATCCCCAAGCGCTGGTTTCATCTGGATGTTTCACGCCCCGGGCACGCGGTGCTCTGCGGCGTGGTCTCCGGTGGCCTGACCATCGCCGTGGGGGTGTCGGGGCCGACCATCGATATCGGCTTCATTCGTACCCATCTCGACCGCCGCACGGTGGTCGCGAGCAAGGCGTCGATCCAGGTGATCGCGCACTCGCTAAAAATCGTCTTCTACTGGCAGGCCGCTGTCGCCATGGGCGCGGGCGAGTGGGGCTGGGTGCTGCTGGGGCTGCCGCTCGCCTTTCTCGGCACGCGCAGCGGTAATCTGGTCCTGACCCGGCTGAGCGACAGCGGCTTCCGCACCTGGACGCGCTGGATCGTCACTGTGGTCGGCGGCTACTACCTGATACGCGGATTGATGGGCCTCTGA
- a CDS encoding AraC family transcriptional regulator, with product MLDTRSPLLDRAPAAPAGATPSEAVSARRLAEAITPLVSGEGFIDTAVEGVRLIASRCSCARTPLIYEPGIFVIAQGDKIGYLGERVIHYGPGNYLVQALPMPFECETRTPENAPMLGINIAFDPLTLSELVQQLPAPGRELGDPAPMAAVALDATMEACVLRLVDCLGDATESRVLGPGRVREVLFAALRGPQGASLRQLVQRQGQYARIIDALTYLHRHFASALTVEALAAQANMSPSHFHHHFKRTTQQSPLQYLKRLRLLKARALLAQQRMNVARAASEVGYRSTSQFSREYKRYFGISPSRG from the coding sequence ATGCTCGACACACGCTCACCACTGCTCGATCGCGCGCCCGCCGCACCGGCCGGCGCCACGCCAAGCGAGGCGGTCTCCGCGCGCCGGCTGGCCGAGGCGATCACACCGCTGGTCAGCGGCGAAGGGTTCATCGATACCGCGGTGGAGGGGGTACGTCTGATCGCCTCACGCTGTAGCTGTGCGCGCACGCCGCTGATCTACGAACCGGGCATCTTCGTCATCGCCCAGGGCGACAAGATCGGCTATCTGGGCGAGCGCGTGATCCACTACGGGCCGGGCAACTATCTGGTCCAGGCGCTGCCGATGCCGTTCGAGTGCGAAACGCGCACCCCGGAGAACGCGCCGATGCTGGGGATCAATATCGCCTTCGATCCGCTCACCCTCAGCGAGCTGGTGCAGCAGCTTCCCGCCCCGGGGCGCGAACTCGGCGACCCGGCACCGATGGCAGCGGTGGCGCTGGATGCAACCATGGAAGCGTGCGTGCTGCGCCTGGTCGACTGTCTCGGCGACGCCACCGAGAGCCGGGTGCTCGGCCCGGGGCGCGTCAGGGAGGTGCTGTTCGCCGCGCTGCGCGGGCCCCAAGGCGCCTCGCTGCGTCAGTTGGTGCAGCGTCAGGGGCAGTACGCGCGGATCATCGACGCCCTGACCTACCTGCACCGCCACTTCGCCAGCGCGCTGACGGTGGAGGCTTTGGCCGCCCAGGCCAACATGAGCCCATCGCACTTCCATCATCACTTCAAGCGCACCACGCAGCAGTCGCCGCTGCAGTATCTCAAGCGTCTGCGCCTGCTCAAGGCGCGGGCGCTGCTCGCTCAGCAGCGCATGAACGTGGCCCGCGCCGCCAGCGAGGTGGGCTATCGCAGCACGTCCCAGTTCAGCCGCGAGTACAAGCGCTACTTCGGTATCAGCCCCTCCCGCGGGTAA
- a CDS encoding NAD(P)-dependent alcohol dehydrogenase, with translation MSDKISAKGYAAHSDSTPLQLWNFERRAPRPDDVSIEILYCGVCHSDLHFARDDWGMASYPVIPGHEIVGRVTAVGDDVSQYQVGDLVGVGCMVDSCRECKACQDGLENYCAEGFVMTYGSPDKHDGTLTQGGYSDKVVVSERFVVRMPDGIDLKSAAPILCAGITTYSPLKHYGVKPGDKVGVIGMGGLGHMGVKLAKALGAEVTLFTRSESKKAEAKKQGADHVVISTSDDEMQAVAETFDFMLDTVPVQHDINPYLEALKPDGTHILVGLLEPIDPAISGANLVFRRRVLAGSLIGGMPETQEVLDFCAEHGITCDVEMINIDQINEAWERMQKGDVKYRFVIDMASLKDAEAA, from the coding sequence ATGAGCGATAAGATCTCGGCCAAAGGCTATGCCGCCCACTCCGACAGCACCCCGCTGCAGCTGTGGAACTTCGAGCGCCGTGCCCCGCGCCCCGATGACGTCTCCATCGAAATCCTCTACTGCGGCGTCTGTCACAGCGATCTTCACTTCGCCCGCGACGACTGGGGCATGGCCTCCTATCCGGTGATCCCGGGCCACGAGATCGTGGGGCGCGTCACCGCCGTGGGCGACGATGTCAGTCAGTACCAGGTCGGTGATCTGGTCGGCGTCGGCTGCATGGTCGACTCCTGCCGCGAGTGCAAGGCGTGCCAGGACGGTCTGGAGAACTACTGCGCCGAAGGTTTCGTGATGACCTACGGCAGCCCCGACAAGCACGACGGCACCCTGACCCAGGGCGGCTATTCGGACAAGGTAGTGGTCAGCGAGCGCTTCGTGGTGCGCATGCCCGACGGCATCGACCTGAAGTCCGCGGCGCCGATCCTGTGTGCCGGCATCACCACCTACTCGCCGCTCAAGCACTATGGCGTCAAGCCGGGTGACAAGGTCGGCGTGATCGGGATGGGTGGCCTGGGCCACATGGGCGTCAAGCTGGCCAAGGCGCTGGGTGCCGAGGTGACCCTGTTCACCCGCTCCGAGTCGAAGAAGGCCGAGGCCAAGAAGCAGGGCGCCGACCACGTGGTCATCTCCACCAGCGACGACGAGATGCAGGCGGTCGCCGAGACCTTCGACTTCATGCTCGACACGGTGCCGGTGCAGCACGACATCAACCCTTACCTGGAAGCGCTCAAGCCGGACGGCACGCACATCCTGGTGGGGCTGCTGGAGCCGATCGACCCGGCGATCTCCGGTGCCAACCTGGTGTTCCGTCGCCGTGTGCTCGCGGGTTCGCTGATCGGGGGCATGCCGGAAACCCAGGAAGTGCTCGATTTCTGCGCCGAGCACGGCATCACCTGCGACGTCGAGATGATCAATATCGATCAGATCAACGAGGCGTGGGAGCGCATGCAGAAAGGTGACGTCAAGTACCGCTTCGTCATCGACATGGCCTCGCTCAAGGATGCCGAGGCGGCCTGA
- a CDS encoding acyl-CoA thioesterase II: protein MSQALDDLVALLGLEALEENLFRGQSQDLGLPQLFGGQALGQSAAAATRTVPEDRYLHSLHGYFLRRGDAALPVVYSVDRVRDGGSFTTRRVTAIQKGQPIFFCSASFQGREEGIHHQPSAPEIDHPEALLARGEAVHQRFRNHPVEFITVEERHDCPPSRMIWFRLAGGQLPADPALHRYLLAYGSDFNLLLTSLLPHDVTLGDPRLRIASLDHALWIHEDPKLDDWLLYVMESPWAGGARGFARGSFYDTQGRLIASTAQEGMVRVGGD, encoded by the coding sequence ATGAGCCAAGCGTTGGATGATCTCGTCGCCCTGCTGGGTCTCGAGGCTCTCGAAGAGAACCTGTTCCGCGGCCAGAGTCAGGATCTGGGCCTGCCCCAGCTGTTCGGTGGCCAGGCGCTGGGACAGTCTGCCGCCGCCGCCACCCGCACCGTGCCCGAGGATCGCTACCTGCACTCGCTGCACGGCTACTTCCTGCGCCGCGGCGACGCCGCGCTGCCGGTAGTCTACTCGGTCGATCGCGTGCGCGACGGCGGCAGCTTCACCACCCGCCGCGTCACCGCGATCCAGAAAGGCCAGCCGATCTTCTTCTGCAGCGCCTCGTTCCAGGGGCGTGAGGAGGGCATCCACCATCAGCCGAGCGCCCCCGAGATCGACCATCCCGAGGCGCTGCTGGCGCGTGGCGAGGCGGTACATCAGCGCTTTCGCAATCACCCGGTGGAGTTCATCACCGTCGAGGAGCGCCATGATTGCCCGCCGTCACGGATGATCTGGTTCCGTCTCGCCGGTGGGCAGCTGCCCGCCGACCCGGCCCTGCACCGCTATCTGCTCGCCTACGGTTCGGACTTCAATCTGCTGCTGACCAGCCTGCTGCCCCACGACGTGACCCTGGGCGACCCGCGGTTGCGCATCGCCAGCCTCGATCACGCGCTGTGGATCCATGAGGACCCCAAGCTCGATGACTGGCTGCTCTACGTGATGGAGAGCCCCTGGGCGGGTGGCGCCCGCGGTTTTGCCCGCGGCAGCTTCTACGACACCCAGGGGCGTCTGATCGCCTCCACCGCGCAAGAGGGCATGGTGCGGGTCGGCGGAGACTAA
- the tadA gene encoding tRNA adenosine(34) deaminase TadA — MTQSDEFYMHRALEQAQLALAAGEVPIGAVVVDAAGELIGRGYNRPIASHDPTAHAEVQALRDASLTQANYRLDGCSLYVTLEPCLMCTGAMIHARLARLVYAAAEPKGGMAESRANLFAQPWFNHRIEVRGGVLAAPARRLLKGFFQARRAGDS; from the coding sequence ATGACCCAGAGTGACGAATTCTACATGCATCGGGCGCTGGAGCAGGCGCAACTGGCGCTGGCGGCGGGCGAGGTGCCGATCGGCGCGGTGGTGGTCGATGCCGCCGGCGAGTTGATCGGGCGCGGCTACAATCGCCCCATCGCCAGCCACGACCCCACCGCCCATGCCGAGGTCCAGGCGCTGCGTGATGCCAGCCTCACGCAGGCCAACTACCGCCTGGACGGCTGCAGCCTGTACGTCACCCTGGAGCCGTGCCTGATGTGCACCGGGGCGATGATCCACGCGCGCCTGGCGCGTCTGGTCTATGCCGCCGCCGAGCCCAAGGGCGGCATGGCCGAGTCGCGCGCCAACCTGTTCGCCCAGCCCTGGTTCAACCACCGTATCGAGGTCCGCGGTGGTGTGCTGGCGGCGCCGGCGCGGCGCCTGCTCAAGGGCTTCTTCCAGGCCCGTCGGGCGGGCGATTCATAG
- a CDS encoding diguanylate cyclase yields the protein MPLVSSLMLYLSLPFIVWTLWSGEDPAQRWVLAPLLGLLALGQWFTWQRWLILSRWLLIPTALVTLGALASFMLSENWVATSTWQGWVDHLPGGLTLYQVRPSPLALAALFTLILNLLLLSRLGLGSPALLLLVAGCTALLSARTLLPDPPHASALIGAPPALLAALWLLWGGQLAHLVEPLLRYWQRILPPLAIAGAIMLVVLFGWQQQRQNDNDRLFAQIANDGDRIATLLATETDAHLKAMRRFASFWDMLGQIPTRSEWERQAKRYYEDFGYFRNIAFIDRDGEVLRIYPMRGNQALLGINLYRRQLETNAVLDRPLVYGIEGQTGIIDFLQGGRGVISYLPVRNIVDGELLGAVGMVVSVDNLLKSLLRKNYSSDRAIMVLDHQQVYFHGGPLANLSDWRYQRPVRVGADTLTLSVQPDLDLLLRQRDRVPEITLVFGLVLAYLVYMVLYVYRRLAQQHRLASQANDSLRHEIAQRERLQSEIEWLARHDELTQLPNRRHLMTWLDEHQQALPLALMICDLDHFKRVNDHFGHLAGDRYLATVAACCRDPIEAAGGIFARYGGEEFVACVPGCDRQQAQRLAESLRLAVADTELVQPDGQPVTLSIGVSVASGGTLQREALFQAADESLYRAKQKGRDRVEMDGLAL from the coding sequence ATGCCCTTGGTGTCCAGTCTCATGCTCTACCTGAGCCTGCCGTTCATCGTCTGGACACTCTGGTCGGGCGAAGATCCTGCCCAGCGCTGGGTGCTGGCGCCGCTGCTGGGCCTGCTGGCGCTGGGTCAGTGGTTCACCTGGCAGCGCTGGCTCATTCTCAGCCGCTGGCTGCTGATTCCCACCGCGCTGGTGACACTCGGCGCGCTCGCCAGCTTCATGCTCAGCGAGAACTGGGTCGCCACCAGCACCTGGCAGGGCTGGGTCGACCATCTGCCGGGTGGCTTGACCCTCTACCAGGTGCGTCCCTCGCCGCTGGCGCTGGCCGCGCTGTTCACGCTGATACTCAACCTGCTGCTGCTCAGCCGGCTGGGGCTGGGTTCGCCGGCACTGCTGCTGCTCGTCGCCGGCTGCACCGCGCTATTGAGCGCGCGCACACTGCTGCCCGACCCGCCCCATGCGAGCGCGCTGATCGGGGCACCGCCGGCGCTGCTGGCGGCGCTCTGGCTGCTCTGGGGGGGCCAGCTGGCACACCTGGTGGAACCATTGCTGCGTTACTGGCAGCGTATTCTGCCGCCGCTGGCGATCGCCGGTGCGATCATGCTGGTCGTGCTGTTCGGCTGGCAGCAGCAGCGCCAGAACGACAATGACCGGCTGTTCGCCCAGATCGCCAATGACGGCGACCGCATCGCCACTCTGCTCGCCACGGAGACCGATGCCCATCTCAAGGCGATGCGCCGCTTCGCCAGCTTCTGGGACATGCTCGGGCAGATTCCCACACGCTCCGAGTGGGAGCGCCAGGCCAAGCGCTATTACGAGGATTTCGGTTACTTCCGCAACATCGCCTTCATCGATCGCGACGGCGAGGTGCTGCGCATCTATCCCATGCGCGGCAATCAGGCCCTGCTCGGGATCAACCTCTACCGCCGCCAGCTCGAGACCAACGCAGTGCTCGACCGGCCGCTGGTCTACGGCATCGAGGGGCAGACCGGGATCATCGACTTCCTCCAGGGGGGGCGCGGCGTGATCAGCTATCTGCCGGTGCGCAATATCGTCGATGGTGAGCTGCTGGGGGCGGTGGGTATGGTGGTCAGTGTCGACAACCTGCTCAAGTCGCTGCTGCGCAAGAACTACAGCAGCGATCGCGCGATCATGGTGCTCGACCACCAGCAGGTCTATTTCCACGGCGGCCCATTGGCCAACCTCTCGGACTGGCGCTACCAGCGCCCGGTGCGGGTCGGCGCCGATACGCTGACGCTCAGCGTGCAGCCCGATCTCGATCTGCTGCTGCGTCAGCGCGATCGGGTGCCAGAGATCACGCTGGTGTTCGGCCTGGTGCTCGCCTACCTGGTCTACATGGTGCTCTACGTCTATCGCCGGCTGGCCCAGCAGCATCGTCTCGCCAGCCAGGCCAACGACTCGCTGCGCCACGAGATCGCCCAGCGCGAGCGGCTGCAGAGCGAGATCGAGTGGTTGGCGCGCCACGATGAACTGACCCAGCTGCCCAACCGGCGTCACCTGATGACCTGGCTGGACGAGCACCAACAGGCGCTGCCGCTGGCGCTGATGATCTGCGATCTGGACCACTTCAAGCGCGTCAACGACCACTTCGGCCATCTCGCCGGCGACCGCTATCTGGCCACCGTAGCGGCGTGCTGCCGTGACCCGATCGAGGCCGCCGGCGGTATCTTCGCACGCTACGGCGGCGAGGAGTTCGTCGCCTGCGTGCCCGGTTGCGACCGCCAGCAGGCGCAGCGTCTGGCCGAGTCGCTGCGCCTCGCGGTGGCCGACACCGAGCTGGTCCAACCCGACGGCCAGCCGGTGACGCTGAGCATCGGCGTCAGCGTGGCGAGCGGCGGCACCCTGCAGCGCGAGGCGCTGTTCCAGGCCGCCGACGAGTCGCTCTATCGAGCCAAGCAGAAAGGCCGCGACCGGGTCGAGATGGACGGCCTGGCGCTATGA
- the mltF gene encoding membrane-bound lytic murein transglycosylase MltF: MLHLSKRLRAALTVLLAMATLLCPAELLPRLGDGLDSIRQRDFLQVATRNGPITFYQGGHGPTGFEYELVRRFAHSLGVSLAVKNDSRINDVLDDVRQGEADLGAAALTLDQRRSGLRYSQPILTLQPLVVYRRGLPPVRSLDDLLNLRIGVIAGSGNAAALRAQQQNLPGLGWREADDLAIADLLEMVERDDLDAAVVYTHQFKLNRLFFPNVERGFTLGKPLTLVWAFSASQPLALQQAANRFIAAQRRSGDLDELIGRYFGHDDYLEYVGARLFIRHVRNRLPRFVPYFKEAARDTGFDWRLLAALGYQESHWKPDATSPTGVRGLMMLTRPTADEIGIDNRLDPRQSVDGGARYLRHVRDRLDASIPEPDRTWMALAAYNVGLGHLFDARDIAAQRGGDPDRWLDVREALPLLQQREWYSQANHGYARGGEPVIYVRNVRRYYEILKYVNRSQQQFDQLGQRTLDSDTMTPLEIVTPLM; the protein is encoded by the coding sequence ATGCTCCATCTCTCAAAGCGCCTGCGTGCTGCGTTGACGGTACTGCTGGCCATGGCCACCCTGCTGTGTCCCGCCGAGCTGCTGCCACGCCTGGGCGACGGACTCGATTCGATCCGTCAGCGCGACTTCCTGCAGGTCGCCACCCGCAATGGCCCGATCACGTTCTATCAGGGCGGCCATGGGCCGACCGGCTTCGAGTACGAGCTGGTACGGCGCTTCGCCCATTCGCTGGGGGTCAGCCTGGCGGTCAAGAACGATAGCCGCATCAATGACGTGCTCGACGATGTGCGCCAGGGCGAGGCCGACCTCGGCGCTGCGGCGCTGACCCTCGATCAGCGCCGCAGCGGGCTGCGCTACAGCCAGCCGATCCTGACCCTGCAGCCGCTGGTGGTCTATCGCCGAGGGCTGCCGCCGGTGCGCAGTCTCGACGATCTGCTCAACCTGCGGATCGGGGTGATCGCCGGCTCCGGCAACGCCGCGGCGCTGCGCGCCCAGCAGCAGAACCTGCCCGGGCTGGGCTGGCGCGAGGCCGACGACCTGGCCATCGCCGACCTGCTGGAGATGGTCGAGCGCGATGATCTCGACGCCGCGGTGGTCTATACCCATCAGTTCAAGCTCAACCGGCTGTTCTTCCCCAACGTCGAGCGCGGTTTTACGCTGGGCAAGCCGCTGACACTGGTCTGGGCCTTCTCCGCCAGCCAGCCGCTGGCCCTGCAGCAAGCGGCCAACCGCTTCATCGCCGCACAGCGGCGTAGTGGCGATCTCGACGAGCTGATCGGACGCTACTTCGGCCACGACGACTATCTCGAATACGTCGGCGCACGCCTGTTCATTCGCCATGTCCGCAACCGCCTGCCGCGTTTCGTGCCCTATTTCAAGGAAGCCGCGCGGGATACCGGCTTCGACTGGCGTCTGCTCGCCGCGCTGGGTTATCAGGAGTCTCACTGGAAGCCGGATGCCACTTCGCCCACCGGGGTGCGCGGCCTGATGATGCTGACCCGCCCCACCGCCGACGAGATCGGCATCGACAACCGCCTGGACCCGCGTCAGAGCGTCGACGGCGGCGCGCGCTACCTGCGCCACGTACGCGACCGCCTGGACGCCTCGATCCCTGAGCCCGACCGCACCTGGATGGCACTGGCGGCCTATAACGTGGGGCTTGGCCACCTCTTCGATGCCCGTGATATCGCCGCCCAGCGCGGCGGCGACCCTGACCGCTGGCTCGACGTGCGCGAGGCGCTGCCGCTACTGCAGCAGCGCGAGTGGTATTCGCAAGCCAACCATGGGTATGCTCGGGGCGGGGAGCCGGTGATCTACGTGCGTAACGTGCGCCGCTATTACGAAATATTGAAGTACGTCAATCGCAGCCAGCAGCAGTTCGATCAGTTGGGCCAGCGCACCTTGGACAGCGACACCATGACCCCGCTGGAAATCGTCACGCCCCTGATGTAA